Proteins from a single region of Cydia strobilella chromosome 2, ilCydStro3.1, whole genome shotgun sequence:
- the LOC134750247 gene encoding ras-related C3 botulinum toxin substrate 1: MSSGRPIKCVVVGDGTVGKTCMLISYTTDSFPGEYVPTVFDNYSAPMVVDGVAVSLGLWDTAGQEDYDRLRPLSYPQTDVFLICFSVTSPSSYENVTSKWYPEIKHHCPDAPIILVGTKIDLRDDRETLSLLSEQGMSPLKREQGQKLANKIRAVKYMECSALTQRGLKQVFDEAVRAVLRPEPQKRHQRKCLIM; this comes from the exons ATGTCTTCAGGAAGACCAATCAAGTGCGTGGTTGTCGGTGATGGCACTGTCGGAAAGACGTGCATGCTTATATCGTACACCACAGACAGTTTTCCTGGTGAATATGTACCCACAGT ATTTGACAACTATTCAGCACCAATGGTGGTGGACGGAGTAGCAGTCTCTCTAGGCCTGTGGGACACAGCGGGGCAGGAAGACTATGACAGACTTAGGCCTTTAAGCTACCCACAGACTGATGTCTTCCTCATATGCTTTAGTGTCACAAG CCCATCATCATACGAAAATGTTACTTCCAAATGGTATCCAGAAATTAAACACCACTGCCCGGATGCACCTATTATTTTAGTTG GTACAAAGATTGACTTGCGAGACGACCGCGAGACGCTCAGTTTGCTGTCCGAGCAGGGCATGTCACCACTAAAGCGAGAACAGGGACAGAAGCTCGCGAATAAAATTAGGGCCGTCAAGTACATGGAGTGCTCGGCGCTAACGCAACGCGGACTCAAACAG GTGTTCGACGAGGCCGTGCGCGCGGTCCTGCGGCCGGAGCCTCAGAAGAGGCATCAGCGGAAGTGTCTCATCATGTAG